A single window of Danio rerio strain Tuebingen ecotype United States chromosome 15, GRCz12tu, whole genome shotgun sequence DNA harbors:
- the sik3 gene encoding serine/threonine-protein kinase SIK3 homolog isoform X2: protein MAAVSSGAAAAAGIPNPNPNRERPQQQQQQQPASAALHPGAHRSAAAACRPPLARVGYYEMERTIGKGNFAVVKLATHMITKAKVAIKIVDKTQLDDENLKKIFREVQIMKMLRHPHIIRLYQVMETERMIYLVTEYASGGEIFDHLVAHGRMAEKDARRKFKQIVAAVYFCHCRSIVHRDLKAENLLLDHNLNIKIADFGFSNLFSRGQLLKTWCGSPPYAAPELFEGKEYDGPKVDIWSLGVVLYVLVCGALPFDGSTLQNLRARVLSGKFRIPFFMSTDCEYLIRHMLILEPSRRLSMEQICKNKWMRQGDPDPEFDRLIVECEQVKVERETELINEQVLMAMAEMGFDRERTLQSLHADSYDHYSATYSLLSDKLKRHKNLCVAPPTPRPLYPLQDQSNAVSMTVPQVQLINPENQIVETDGPMALDSDEGEEPSPEAMARYLSMRRHTVGVPDPRAEMQEDLQKLAPGFPRVAPQAPFPPLMPALAQMQLMPTPSLQPGQQLEYKEQSLLQPPTLQLLNGMGPLGRRASDGGANIQLHTQQLLKRPRGQSPLVTSPHPIPAVAPVDEEGSDAEPDPEAVQRSSYKDCNTLHLPMERFSPVRRFSDGAATIQAYKTQLENNSLIRQLKQECEQLQKMYAAPQDERLMEHTQQQHVLYQQEQQILHQQIQALSLGHGENQPSSHLTYQLQRLRIQPSSPPPTHPSNHLFRPANQSSPPPPGGGAGLMQTHGGPSAVQYQHGSALYQSPSDSPPPTSLPRMALANQQPSVPPGSARTLAQTLPQQQVTIQVQEVELGGGAQRQSFLATPCHRVLGKQLSADNAETHSRSLSRFHTSAYEQLTAQLLGESVMGSYNPYLQGASLKVPGLEGYGLSYGGPSALQQALLSPTPLEYRPPPQVTPTLQGLLSPRHSLTGHADPRLPPQELAALLKRHSRPAPPTAPPTIPQDYGEMLLLQQLGQAAESLDSAPPQATPTQHYHHLLQIRTPPECPAPSLPHSESMEEDEMPAYHEGLLAKAAAPCTEAHELLAPPLGSTPPYSSPTHRHAYLRSATATRESCADAADAGMESDHNGYGSRSAQSDSYRPRGALQRHHTIQTCDDAYEQVEPMSGMSLLAGKALSSARMSDILSQSSLTGSQQLQQREGPACDVDADVHSSSCYPSSCTTDMLLSYKTPDLQYSVEQAGV from the exons gTCGCCATAAAGATCGTGGATAAGACGCAGCTGGACGATGAGAATCTGAAGAAGATCTTCCGGGAGGTGCAGATCATGAAGATGCTGAGACACCCTCACATCATACGCCTCTACCAG gtgatGGAGACGGAGAGGATGATCTATCTGGTGACGGAGTACGCCAGTGGTGGAGAGATCTTCG atcATCTGGTGGCTCACGGGCGGATGGCGGAGAAGGACGCGCGGCGTAAGTTCAAGCAGATCGTAGCGGCGGTGTATTTCTGCCACTGCAGGAGCATCGTCCACCGAGACCTGAAGGCGGAGAACCTGCTGCTGGACCACAACCTCAACATCAAGATCGCAG atttcGGCTTCAGTAACCTGTTCTCTCGAGGGCAGCTGCTGAAGACGTGGTGTGGCAGTCCACCGTACGCCGCTCCAGAACTCTTCGAAGGGAAGGAGTACGACGGGCCCAAAGTGGACATCTGG agtttgGGTGTGGTGTTGTATGTCCTGGTCTGCGGCGCTTTACCCTTTGATGGAAGCACTTTACAGAACCTCCGAGCTCGAGTCCTGAGCGGGAAATTCCGGATCCCCTTCTTCATGtccacag actgTGAGTATCTGATCAGACACATGCTCATCCTGGAGCCCAGCCGGCGGCTCTCAATGGAGCAGATCTGCAAGAACAAGTGGATGAGGCAAGGAGACCCCGACCCGGAGTTCGACAGG ctgatAGTGGAGTGTGAGCAGGTGAAGGTGGAGAGGGAAACCGAGCTGATTAATGAGCAGGTGCTGATGGCCATGGCGGAGATGGGCTTCGACCGCGAGCGGACCTtacag tctCTGCATGCGGACTCGTATGATCACTACAGCGCCACCTACAGTCTGCTGTCGGACAAACTGAAGCGCCACAAGAACCTGTGTGTGGCTCCACCCACACCCCGCCCCCTCTACCCGCTGCAG gatCAGAGTAATGCGGTCAGTATGACGGTCCCGCAGGTCCAGCTCATCAACCCAGAGAACCAGAttgtggag aCGGACGGGCCGATGGCTCTGGATAGTGATGAGGGAGAGGAGCCCAGTCCGGAGGCGATGGCCCGATACCTGTCTATGAGACGCCACACTGTAGGAGTTCCAGACCCACg GGCTGAGATGCAGGAGGATCTGCAGAAGCTGGCCCCTGGGTTCCCGCGTGTGGCCCCTCAGGCCCCGTTCCCGCCGCTGATGCCCGCACTGGCGCAGATGCAGCTGATGCCCACGCCGAGCCTGCAGCCCGGCCAGCAGCTGGagtacaag gagcaGTCTCTCCTGCAGCCCCCCACGCTGCAGCTGCTGAACGGGATGGGTCCGCTGGGCCGGCGGGCGTCTGACGGAGGAGCAAACATCCAGCTCCACACACAGCAGCTGCTGAAGCGCCCGAGGGGGCAGTCCCCACTCGTCACCAGCCCc CACCCGATTCCCGCCGTGGCGCCGGTGGACGAGGAGGGATCAGACGCAGAGCCGGACCCGGAGGCCGTGCAGag gtcGTCGTATAAGGACTGTAACACCCTTCACCTGCCGATGGAGCGCTTTTCTCCTGTCAGACGCTTCTCTGATGGAGCCGCGACTATACAGGCCTACAAGACCCAGCTGGAGAACAACAGCCTCATCCGACAACTCAAACAg gagTGTGAGCAGCTGCAGAAGATGTACGCGGCTCCACAGGACGAGCGGCTGATGGAACACACACAACAACAGCACGTCCTTTACCAGCAAGAACAGCAGATCCTACACCAGCAAatacag GCTCTGTCTTTGGGACACGGAGAAAACCAGCCCAGCAGTCACCTAACATACCAGCTACAGag GTTGCGCATTCAGCCCTCCAGTCCTCCCCCAacgcaccctagcaaccacctctTCAGGCCAGCCAATCAGagttctcctcctcctcctggggGCGGTGCAGGGCTGATGCAGACGCATG GTGGGCCTTCTGCAGTGCAGTATCAGCATGGCTCCGCCCTCTACCAGTCTCCCAGCGACAGCCCCCCCCCAACCAGCCTTCCCCGTATGGCACTGGCCAATCAGCAGCCTTCAGTGCCGCCAGGCTCCGCCCGCACACTAGCGCAGACCCTCCCCCAGCAGCAGGTGACAATTCAGGTGCAGGAGGTGGAGCTCGGGGGCGGAGCTCAGCGACAGAGTTTCCTAGCAACGCCGTGTCACAGAGTTCTGGGCAAACAGCTGAGCGCCGACAACGCAGAGACCCACAG tcgCAGTTTGAGCCGCTTCCACACGTCAGCGTATGAGCAGTTGACTGCGCAGCTGTTGGGCGAGAGCGTGATGGGCTCCTATAACCCGTACCTGCAGGGGGCGTCTCTGAAGGTGCCGGGGCTGGAGGGGTACGGGCTGAGTTACGGCGGTCCATCCGCACTGCAGCAGGCGCTCCTGTCGCCCACGCCGCTGGAGTACCGCCCCCCGCCGCAGGTCACGCCCACGCTGCAGGGTCTGCTGTCGCCGCGACACTCACTGACAGGTCACGCCGACCCCCGCCTGCCCCCACAGGAGCTCGCCGCGCTGCTGAAACGCCACAGCCGCCCGGCCCCGCCCACTGCCCCGCCCACCATCCCACAGGACTACGGAGAGATGCTGCTGCTCCAGCAACTGGGCCAGGCCGCAGAGAGCTTAGACTCCGCCCCTCCACAAGCCACGCCCACGCAGCACTACCACCACCTGCTACAGATCAGGACCCCGCCCGAGTGCCCCGCCCCATCCCTCCCCCACTCCGAGAGCATGGAGGAGGACGAGATGCCGGCCTATCACGAGGGCCTGCTGGCCAAAGCCGCCGCCCCCTGCACTGAGGCCCACGAGCTGCTGGCTCCGCCCCTCGGCAGCACCCCGCCTTACTCCTCCCCCACGCATAGACACGCCTACCTGCGCAGCGCCACGGCAACCAGAG agtcgTGTGCTGACGCTGCAGACGCAGGCATGGAGAGCGATCATAACGGCTACGGCTCACGCTCAGCACAGAGCGACTCCTACAGGCCACGCGGAGCATTACAGCGACACCACACCATCCAGACCTGCGACGACGCATAT GAGCAGGTGGAGCCGATGTCTGGAATGAGCTTATTGGCTGGGAAAGCATTAAGCTCCGCCCGCATGTCAGACATCCTCAGCCAATCGTCTCTGACAGGAAGCCAGCAGCTGCAGCAGAGGGAGGGGCCAG cgtgTGATGTGGACGCAGATGTCCACTCCTCCTCCTGTTATCCGTCCTCCTGCACCACTGATATGCTGCTAAGCTACAAAACGCCTGATCTGCAGTACAGCGTGGAGCAGGCCGGGGTCTAA
- the sik3 gene encoding serine/threonine-protein kinase SIK3 homolog (The RefSeq protein has 2 substitutions, 1 non-frameshifting indel compared to this genomic sequence) produces the protein MAAVSSGAAAAAGIPNPNPNRERPQQQQQQQQQPASAALHPGAHRSAAAACRPPLARVGYYEMERTIGKGNFAVVKLATHMITKAKVAIKIVDKTQLDDENLKKIFREVQIMKMLRHPHIIRLYQVMETERMIYLVTEYASGGEIFDHLVAHGRMAEKDARRKFKQIVAAVYFCHCRSIVHRDLKAENLLLDHNLNIKIADFGFSNLFSRGQLLKTWCGSPPYAAPELFEGKEYDGPKVDIWSLGVVLYVLVCGALPFDGSTLQNLRARVLSGKFRIPFFMSTDCEYLIRHMLILEPSRRLSMEQICKNKWMRQGDPDPEFDRLIVECEQVKVERETELINEQVLMAMAEMGFDRERTLHSLHADSYDHYSATYSLLSDKLKRHKNLCVAPPTPRPLYPLQDQSNAVSMTVPQVQLINPENQIVETDGPMALDSDEGEEPSPEAMARYLSMRRHTVGVPDPRAEMQEDLQKLAPGFPRVAPQAPFPPLMPALAQMQLMPTPSLQPGQQLEYKEQSLLQPPTLQLLNGMGPLGRRASDGGANIQLHTQQLLKRPRGQSPLVTSPHPIPAVAPVDEEGSDAEPDPEAVQRSSYKDCNTLHLPMERFSPVRRFSDGAATIQAYKTQLENNSLIRQLKQECEQLQKMYAAPQDERLMEHTQQQHVLYQQEQQILHQQIQALSLGHGENQPSSHLTYQLQRLRIQPSSPPPTHPSNHLFRPANQSSPPPPGGGAGLMQTHGGPSAVQYQHGSALYQSPSDSPPPTSLPRMALANQQPSVPPGSARTLAQTLPQQQVTIQVQEVELGGGAQRQSFLATPCHRVLGKQLSADNAETHSRSLSRFHTSAYEQLTAQLLGESVMGSYNPYLQGASLKVPGLEGYGLSYGGPSALQQALLSPTPLEYRPPPQVTPTLQGLLSPRHSLTGHADPRLPPQELAALLKRHSRPAPPTAPPTIPQDYGEMLLLQQLGQAAESLDSAPPQATPTQHYHHLLQIRTPPECPAPSLPHSESMEEDEMPAYHEGLLAKAATPCTEAHELLAPPLGSTPPYSSPTHRHAYLRSATATRESCADAADAGMESDHNGYGSRSAQSDSYRPRGALQRHHTIQTCDDAYEQVEPMSGMSLLAGKALSSARMSDILSQSSLTGSQQLQQREGPACDVDADVHSSSCYPSSCTTDMLLSYKTPDLQYSVEQAGV, from the exons gTCGCCATAAAGATCGTGGATAAGACGCAGCTGGACGATGAGAATCTGAAGAAGATCTTCCGGGAGGTGCAGATCATGAAGATGCTGAGACACCCTCACATCATACGCCTCTACCAG gtgatGGAGACGGAGAGGATGATCTATCTGGTGACGGAGTACGCCAGTGGTGGAGAGATCTTCG atcATCTGGTGGCTCACGGGCGGATGGCGGAGAAGGACGCGCGGCGTAAGTTCAAGCAGATCGTAGCGGCGGTGTATTTCTGCCACTGCAGGAGCATCGTCCACCGAGACCTGAAGGCGGAGAACCTGCTGCTGGACCACAACCTCAACATCAAGATCGCAG atttcGGCTTCAGTAACCTGTTCTCTCGAGGGCAGCTGCTGAAGACGTGGTGTGGCAGTCCACCGTACGCCGCTCCAGAACTCTTCGAAGGGAAGGAGTACGACGGGCCCAAAGTGGACATCTGG agtttgGGTGTGGTGTTGTATGTCCTGGTCTGCGGCGCTTTACCCTTTGATGGAAGCACTTTACAGAACCTCCGAGCTCGAGTCCTGAGCGGGAAATTCCGGATCCCCTTCTTCATGtccacag actgTGAGTATCTGATCAGACACATGCTCATCCTGGAGCCCAGCCGGCGGCTCTCAATGGAGCAGATCTGCAAGAACAAGTGGATGAGGCAAGGAGACCCCGACCCGGAGTTCGACAGG ctgatAGTGGAGTGTGAGCAGGTGAAGGTGGAGAGGGAAACCGAGCTGATTAATGAGCAGGTGCTGATGGCCATGGCGGAGATGGGCTTCGACCGCGAGCGGACCTtacag tctCTGCATGCGGACTCGTATGATCACTACAGCGCCACCTACAGTCTGCTGTCGGACAAACTGAAGCGCCACAAGAACCTGTGTGTGGCTCCACCCACACCCCGCCCCCTCTACCCGCTGCAG gatCAGAGTAATGCGGTCAGTATGACGGTCCCGCAGGTCCAGCTCATCAACCCAGAGAACCAGAttgtggag aCGGACGGGCCGATGGCTCTGGATAGTGATGAGGGAGAGGAGCCCAGTCCGGAGGCGATGGCCCGATACCTGTCTATGAGACGCCACACTGTAGGAGTTCCAGACCCACg GGCTGAGATGCAGGAGGATCTGCAGAAGCTGGCCCCTGGGTTCCCGCGTGTGGCCCCTCAGGCCCCGTTCCCGCCGCTGATGCCCGCACTGGCGCAGATGCAGCTGATGCCCACGCCGAGCCTGCAGCCCGGCCAGCAGCTGGagtacaag gagcaGTCTCTCCTGCAGCCCCCCACGCTGCAGCTGCTGAACGGGATGGGTCCGCTGGGCCGGCGGGCGTCTGACGGAGGAGCAAACATCCAGCTCCACACACAGCAGCTGCTGAAGCGCCCGAGGGGGCAGTCCCCACTCGTCACCAGCCCc CACCCGATTCCCGCCGTGGCGCCGGTGGACGAGGAGGGATCAGACGCAGAGCCGGACCCGGAGGCCGTGCAGag gtcGTCGTATAAGGACTGTAACACCCTTCACCTGCCGATGGAGCGCTTTTCTCCTGTCAGACGCTTCTCTGATGGAGCCGCGACTATACAGGCCTACAAGACCCAGCTGGAGAACAACAGCCTCATCCGACAACTCAAACAg gagTGTGAGCAGCTGCAGAAGATGTACGCGGCTCCACAGGACGAGCGGCTGATGGAACACACACAACAACAGCACGTCCTTTACCAGCAAGAACAGCAGATCCTACACCAGCAAatacag GCTCTGTCTTTGGGACACGGAGAAAACCAGCCCAGCAGTCACCTAACATACCAGCTACAGag GTTGCGCATTCAGCCCTCCAGTCCTCCCCCAacgcaccctagcaaccacctctTCAGGCCAGCCAATCAGagttctcctcctcctcctggggGCGGTGCAGGGCTGATGCAGACGCATG GTGGGCCTTCTGCAGTGCAGTATCAGCATGGCTCCGCCCTCTACCAGTCTCCCAGCGACAGCCCCCCCCCAACCAGCCTTCCCCGTATGGCACTGGCCAATCAGCAGCCTTCAGTGCCGCCAGGCTCCGCCCGCACACTAGCGCAGACCCTCCCCCAGCAGCAGGTGACAATTCAGGTGCAGGAGGTGGAGCTCGGGGGCGGAGCTCAGCGACAGAGTTTCCTAGCAACGCCGTGTCACAGAGTTCTGGGCAAACAGCTGAGCGCCGACAACGCAGAGACCCACAG tcgCAGTTTGAGCCGCTTCCACACGTCAGCGTATGAGCAGTTGACTGCGCAGCTGTTGGGCGAGAGCGTGATGGGCTCCTATAACCCGTACCTGCAGGGGGCGTCTCTGAAGGTGCCGGGGCTGGAGGGGTACGGGCTGAGTTACGGCGGTCCATCCGCACTGCAGCAGGCGCTCCTGTCGCCCACGCCGCTGGAGTACCGCCCCCCGCCGCAGGTCACGCCCACGCTGCAGGGTCTGCTGTCGCCGCGACACTCACTGACAGGTCACGCCGACCCCCGCCTGCCCCCACAGGAGCTCGCCGCGCTGCTGAAACGCCACAGCCGCCCGGCCCCGCCCACTGCCCCGCCCACCATCCCACAGGACTACGGAGAGATGCTGCTGCTCCAGCAACTGGGCCAGGCCGCAGAGAGCTTAGACTCCGCCCCTCCACAAGCCACGCCCACGCAGCACTACCACCACCTGCTACAGATCAGGACCCCGCCCGAGTGCCCCGCCCCATCCCTCCCCCACTCCGAGAGCATGGAGGAGGACGAGATGCCGGCCTATCACGAGGGCCTGCTGGCCAAAGCCGCCGCCCCCTGCACTGAGGCCCACGAGCTGCTGGCTCCGCCCCTCGGCAGCACCCCGCCTTACTCCTCCCCCACGCATAGACACGCCTACCTGCGCAGCGCCACGGCAACCAGAG agtcgTGTGCTGACGCTGCAGACGCAGGCATGGAGAGCGATCATAACGGCTACGGCTCACGCTCAGCACAGAGCGACTCCTACAGGCCACGCGGAGCATTACAGCGACACCACACCATCCAGACCTGCGACGACGCATAT GAGCAGGTGGAGCCGATGTCTGGAATGAGCTTATTGGCTGGGAAAGCATTAAGCTCCGCCCGCATGTCAGACATCCTCAGCCAATCGTCTCTGACAGGAAGCCAGCAGCTGCAGCAGAGGGAGGGGCCAG cgtgTGATGTGGACGCAGATGTCCACTCCTCCTCCTGTTATCCGTCCTCCTGCACCACTGATATGCTGCTAAGCTACAAAACGCCTGATCTGCAGTACAGCGTGGAGCAGGCCGGGGTCTAA
- the sik3 gene encoding serine/threonine-protein kinase SIK3 homolog isoform X1: MAAVSSGAAAAAGIPNPNPNRERPQQQQQQQPASAALHPGAHRSAAAACRPPLARVGYYEMERTIGKGNFAVVKLATHMITKAKVAIKIVDKTQLDDENLKKIFREVQIMKMLRHPHIIRLYQVMETERMIYLVTEYASGGEIFDHLVAHGRMAEKDARRKFKQIVAAVYFCHCRSIVHRDLKAENLLLDHNLNIKIADFGFSNLFSRGQLLKTWCGSPPYAAPELFEGKEYDGPKVDIWSLGVVLYVLVCGALPFDGSTLQNLRARVLSGKFRIPFFMSTDCEYLIRHMLILEPSRRLSMEQICKNKWMRQGDPDPEFDRLIVECEQVKVERETELINEQVLMAMAEMGFDRERTLQSLHADSYDHYSATYSLLSDKLKRHKNLCVAPPTPRPLYPLQDQSNAVSMTVPQVQLINPENQIVETDGPMALDSDEGEEPSPEAMARYLSMRRHTVGVPDPRAEMQEDLQKLAPGFPRVAPQAPFPPLMPALAQMQLMPTPSLQPGQQLEYKEQSLLQPPTLQLLNGMGPLGRRASDGGANIQLHTQQLLKRPRGQSPLVTSPHPIPAVAPVDEEGSDAEPDPEAVQRYLANSCKRHTTHGPTHSPGHTHSPALGPGGELSDAQRARQRGCWTPELHCRSSYKDCNTLHLPMERFSPVRRFSDGAATIQAYKTQLENNSLIRQLKQECEQLQKMYAAPQDERLMEHTQQQHVLYQQEQQILHQQIQALSLGHGENQPSSHLTYQLQRLRIQPSSPPPTHPSNHLFRPANQSSPPPPGGGAGLMQTHGGPSAVQYQHGSALYQSPSDSPPPTSLPRMALANQQPSVPPGSARTLAQTLPQQQVTIQVQEVELGGGAQRQSFLATPCHRVLGKQLSADNAETHSRSLSRFHTSAYEQLTAQLLGESVMGSYNPYLQGASLKVPGLEGYGLSYGGPSALQQALLSPTPLEYRPPPQVTPTLQGLLSPRHSLTGHADPRLPPQELAALLKRHSRPAPPTAPPTIPQDYGEMLLLQQLGQAAESLDSAPPQATPTQHYHHLLQIRTPPECPAPSLPHSESMEEDEMPAYHEGLLAKAAAPCTEAHELLAPPLGSTPPYSSPTHRHAYLRSATATRESCADAADAGMESDHNGYGSRSAQSDSYRPRGALQRHHTIQTCDDAYEQVEPMSGMSLLAGKALSSARMSDILSQSSLTGSQQLQQREGPACDVDADVHSSSCYPSSCTTDMLLSYKTPDLQYSVEQAGV, translated from the exons gTCGCCATAAAGATCGTGGATAAGACGCAGCTGGACGATGAGAATCTGAAGAAGATCTTCCGGGAGGTGCAGATCATGAAGATGCTGAGACACCCTCACATCATACGCCTCTACCAG gtgatGGAGACGGAGAGGATGATCTATCTGGTGACGGAGTACGCCAGTGGTGGAGAGATCTTCG atcATCTGGTGGCTCACGGGCGGATGGCGGAGAAGGACGCGCGGCGTAAGTTCAAGCAGATCGTAGCGGCGGTGTATTTCTGCCACTGCAGGAGCATCGTCCACCGAGACCTGAAGGCGGAGAACCTGCTGCTGGACCACAACCTCAACATCAAGATCGCAG atttcGGCTTCAGTAACCTGTTCTCTCGAGGGCAGCTGCTGAAGACGTGGTGTGGCAGTCCACCGTACGCCGCTCCAGAACTCTTCGAAGGGAAGGAGTACGACGGGCCCAAAGTGGACATCTGG agtttgGGTGTGGTGTTGTATGTCCTGGTCTGCGGCGCTTTACCCTTTGATGGAAGCACTTTACAGAACCTCCGAGCTCGAGTCCTGAGCGGGAAATTCCGGATCCCCTTCTTCATGtccacag actgTGAGTATCTGATCAGACACATGCTCATCCTGGAGCCCAGCCGGCGGCTCTCAATGGAGCAGATCTGCAAGAACAAGTGGATGAGGCAAGGAGACCCCGACCCGGAGTTCGACAGG ctgatAGTGGAGTGTGAGCAGGTGAAGGTGGAGAGGGAAACCGAGCTGATTAATGAGCAGGTGCTGATGGCCATGGCGGAGATGGGCTTCGACCGCGAGCGGACCTtacag tctCTGCATGCGGACTCGTATGATCACTACAGCGCCACCTACAGTCTGCTGTCGGACAAACTGAAGCGCCACAAGAACCTGTGTGTGGCTCCACCCACACCCCGCCCCCTCTACCCGCTGCAG gatCAGAGTAATGCGGTCAGTATGACGGTCCCGCAGGTCCAGCTCATCAACCCAGAGAACCAGAttgtggag aCGGACGGGCCGATGGCTCTGGATAGTGATGAGGGAGAGGAGCCCAGTCCGGAGGCGATGGCCCGATACCTGTCTATGAGACGCCACACTGTAGGAGTTCCAGACCCACg GGCTGAGATGCAGGAGGATCTGCAGAAGCTGGCCCCTGGGTTCCCGCGTGTGGCCCCTCAGGCCCCGTTCCCGCCGCTGATGCCCGCACTGGCGCAGATGCAGCTGATGCCCACGCCGAGCCTGCAGCCCGGCCAGCAGCTGGagtacaag gagcaGTCTCTCCTGCAGCCCCCCACGCTGCAGCTGCTGAACGGGATGGGTCCGCTGGGCCGGCGGGCGTCTGACGGAGGAGCAAACATCCAGCTCCACACACAGCAGCTGCTGAAGCGCCCGAGGGGGCAGTCCCCACTCGTCACCAGCCCc CACCCGATTCCCGCCGTGGCGCCGGTGGACGAGGAGGGATCAGACGCAGAGCCGGACCCGGAGGCCGTGCAGag GTATTTGGCGAACAGCTGTAAGCGGCACACCACACATGGCCCCACCCACAGCCCCGGCCACACCCACAGCCCCGCCCTCGGCCCCGGCGGAGAGCTGTCAGACGCTCAGAGGGCCCGGCAGAGGGGCTGCTGGACCCCAGAACTACACTGCCG gtcGTCGTATAAGGACTGTAACACCCTTCACCTGCCGATGGAGCGCTTTTCTCCTGTCAGACGCTTCTCTGATGGAGCCGCGACTATACAGGCCTACAAGACCCAGCTGGAGAACAACAGCCTCATCCGACAACTCAAACAg gagTGTGAGCAGCTGCAGAAGATGTACGCGGCTCCACAGGACGAGCGGCTGATGGAACACACACAACAACAGCACGTCCTTTACCAGCAAGAACAGCAGATCCTACACCAGCAAatacag GCTCTGTCTTTGGGACACGGAGAAAACCAGCCCAGCAGTCACCTAACATACCAGCTACAGag GTTGCGCATTCAGCCCTCCAGTCCTCCCCCAacgcaccctagcaaccacctctTCAGGCCAGCCAATCAGagttctcctcctcctcctggggGCGGTGCAGGGCTGATGCAGACGCATG GTGGGCCTTCTGCAGTGCAGTATCAGCATGGCTCCGCCCTCTACCAGTCTCCCAGCGACAGCCCCCCCCCAACCAGCCTTCCCCGTATGGCACTGGCCAATCAGCAGCCTTCAGTGCCGCCAGGCTCCGCCCGCACACTAGCGCAGACCCTCCCCCAGCAGCAGGTGACAATTCAGGTGCAGGAGGTGGAGCTCGGGGGCGGAGCTCAGCGACAGAGTTTCCTAGCAACGCCGTGTCACAGAGTTCTGGGCAAACAGCTGAGCGCCGACAACGCAGAGACCCACAG tcgCAGTTTGAGCCGCTTCCACACGTCAGCGTATGAGCAGTTGACTGCGCAGCTGTTGGGCGAGAGCGTGATGGGCTCCTATAACCCGTACCTGCAGGGGGCGTCTCTGAAGGTGCCGGGGCTGGAGGGGTACGGGCTGAGTTACGGCGGTCCATCCGCACTGCAGCAGGCGCTCCTGTCGCCCACGCCGCTGGAGTACCGCCCCCCGCCGCAGGTCACGCCCACGCTGCAGGGTCTGCTGTCGCCGCGACACTCACTGACAGGTCACGCCGACCCCCGCCTGCCCCCACAGGAGCTCGCCGCGCTGCTGAAACGCCACAGCCGCCCGGCCCCGCCCACTGCCCCGCCCACCATCCCACAGGACTACGGAGAGATGCTGCTGCTCCAGCAACTGGGCCAGGCCGCAGAGAGCTTAGACTCCGCCCCTCCACAAGCCACGCCCACGCAGCACTACCACCACCTGCTACAGATCAGGACCCCGCCCGAGTGCCCCGCCCCATCCCTCCCCCACTCCGAGAGCATGGAGGAGGACGAGATGCCGGCCTATCACGAGGGCCTGCTGGCCAAAGCCGCCGCCCCCTGCACTGAGGCCCACGAGCTGCTGGCTCCGCCCCTCGGCAGCACCCCGCCTTACTCCTCCCCCACGCATAGACACGCCTACCTGCGCAGCGCCACGGCAACCAGAG agtcgTGTGCTGACGCTGCAGACGCAGGCATGGAGAGCGATCATAACGGCTACGGCTCACGCTCAGCACAGAGCGACTCCTACAGGCCACGCGGAGCATTACAGCGACACCACACCATCCAGACCTGCGACGACGCATAT GAGCAGGTGGAGCCGATGTCTGGAATGAGCTTATTGGCTGGGAAAGCATTAAGCTCCGCCCGCATGTCAGACATCCTCAGCCAATCGTCTCTGACAGGAAGCCAGCAGCTGCAGCAGAGGGAGGGGCCAG cgtgTGATGTGGACGCAGATGTCCACTCCTCCTCCTGTTATCCGTCCTCCTGCACCACTGATATGCTGCTAAGCTACAAAACGCCTGATCTGCAGTACAGCGTGGAGCAGGCCGGGGTCTAA